In Streptomyces rapamycinicus NRRL 5491, the genomic stretch TCCTTCCGCAAGTGGTCATCCGCAGTCGCGGTGATGAAGGGAAGACTCCGGCAGGCAGGAGAACTCATCGCTGCCTGCCTGACCTCCCCGCCTGTCGGCAACGACGCCACCAACACCCCGGCCTGCACCACCCACTGCCATCGCCGGCCCGCAACATAATTATGATCAGGCGGCGTTGCGCCCGTCGGGGCAATGCCGGGACCGCTTCCGGTCCCGTGTCAAGACCTGTGCGCCAGCAACGGCGGCGTCTACAGCTCGGTTCCGGCCTCATGTGCCCTTCTACGAGGTGGGCATGGTGATGTCGTTGTAGGACTCCAGGAGGGTCCAGCGCCGTGCTGCCCGCGCTCCGGATGGGAGCCGGTCGGCGGCTGGCAGTGGGCCCAGGGCCAGGCCGGTGAGGTTGGCGATGTCGGTCACAGGTACCTGGAAGGTGCGGAAGGCGCCGAGCGGGGGAGGGGCGCCTGCTCGTGCGGCTTTGGCCAGGGCTTGGGCGGCGGCGTCTTTGGTGAGGTCGGGGCTCTGGTCCAGCACATAGGCGGTGGCCGCCAGGTCCCCGTCGTGCATGAACGCGGCGACTTTCCAGAACCGGAGCGGTACCTGGATGCCCCGGTAGGGCGGATCGGAGTCCTCGAGCACCGGCCCGGTGAAGACCGTCAGCTTGCGGTCGAAGTCTTCGGCGTGGTCGAGCAGGAAGTTCTCCAGCCCTGCCAGAGCTTCTTGCCCTGGTTGAAGATGTCCATCTGCGGAGCTGCGTTGGTGTAGTGGAACGTGTCGCTGTTCGCCGTGGACGCTTCCGCGCCCCATACCGGGTCGAGTCTGCGGACCAGGTGGCCTTTGTCCAGGGGGTTGTCTTTGTAGACGGGGTGGCCGGCCTGCTGGGCTTCGGGAATGCGGGGGTCGAAGCGCCAGTCGTCGTTGCGTGGCACATCGATGAGGTTCGCGCCGTTGATCGTGACGGCTGTTGCCGCGGCCAGCCGCCGGTCCGGGCGGAAGACGACGCTGAAGTTGGTGTACGGGAGGATCACTGTTTCGATGCCCGGATCGGCAGGCACGGGCAGCGGTACAGCCGTTCCCAGGAAGCGGTCGTTGTAGCCCTTGCGGTTCGCCAGGGATTGGCGGCTGACGGTCTCCGCGCTCGGCGGGGGATCGGGGGAGTGGCCATGCCGCTCTACGTACCGCACCATCGGGGCTCGCACGCGGAGGCGGCCTGCCACCTCACCTGAATGGCTGAGGAGCAGGTTGGAGCTTTAAGGCACCGGCGACGGCGTGACCCCCGACCGCCCTGCCTCCGACGAAGGCCGGGCGACCACAGAGGCGGCGCCCGCGCGGCGGGGAGCCTATGCGCTGTGCGTGTCGGCCGACAGTGCACATCAGGACTCCTGACATGGTCGGCCAGACCGTCCCGCATTGACGCTATTTCTCGTGAACATCTACAGGTCGCAAGATCACCAACTGCTGCCCAAACCAGCAGACAAACGCTGCTGCTGAACGTGAACGAAGCCACCGCGATCGAGGAACGGGCGAAGGCGGCGCGGGCAGCAGCCGGGCCCGCGCGCCGTCTATGCGGCCTGGATGAGTTCGGCGCGGCCGAACAGCAGGGCGTAGCCGGTGGGGAGCTGGTGGAGGATGCGGGTGAGCAGGTCGGGGCCGGCGCAGGCGGCGACGGCGCAGAAGACGGAGCCGGTGTCCCAGCGGGTGGTGGCCAGGGAGGCGCCGGTGCGGGCGGCGAGGTCCTTGACGAAGGACCAGCCGGTCAGCGGCTGGGGGGCGGGGATCTGCTCGGTCAGCACGCGTGCGGCTTCCAGGGGCAGGCAGCCGGCCAGGTCGACGCGTTCGTCGCCGGTCAGCTGGCGCCCCAGTCCGGCGAGAACCAGGCGGACGGCTTCGTCGGCTCTCTCGCGGGTTGGGTAGGCGCCCTCGTAGCGGACCTTTTCCAGCATCTGCTCGTATGCCGTCCCGTACGGCTGCTGGGGCGGTGCCTGCCGGTCGGAGATCACTGGGGGTTGCCTTTCTTGCTGTGGCCGGTGTTCGTGCACCGGGGTGCGGGGTGG encodes the following:
- a CDS encoding DUF2267 domain-containing protein, with amino-acid sequence MISDRQAPPQQPYGTAYEQMLEKVRYEGAYPTRERADEAVRLVLAGLGRQLTGDERVDLAGCLPLEAARVLTEQIPAPQPLTGWSFVKDLAARTGASLATTRWDTGSVFCAVAACAGPDLLTRILHQLPTGYALLFGRAELIQAA